A region from the Arcobacter sp. LA11 genome encodes:
- a CDS encoding cytochrome-c peroxidase encodes MLTRTIILLFIILNLTIYASNITPIPEEIDYNLKKAQLGKKLFNDKRLSINNTISCASCHNIKNGGDDNLVLPFGVNKAIGKVNAPTVLNSVFNFRQFWDGRAKNLEEQAIGPIENPIEMGHTFPDLIKKLNKTVYKEEFLRIYDDGITKRNIVNAIAEFEKTLITPNSRFDQFLKGDLKAITKYEKEGYELFKDKGCITCHHGVNVGGNLYNKFGIIFDARSKNLGRYNLTKNEEDKYFFKVPTLRNIEYTAPYFHDGRYYELSQTVKEMALVQLGRPMKKDEIDKIVAFLKTLTGELMIIE; translated from the coding sequence ATGCTAACTAGGACAATTATATTGTTATTTATTATTTTAAATTTAACTATTTATGCATCAAATATTACACCTATTCCTGAAGAAATCGATTATAATTTAAAAAAAGCACAACTTGGTAAAAAACTTTTTAATGATAAAAGATTATCAATTAATAATACAATATCTTGTGCTAGTTGTCATAATATTAAAAACGGAGGAGATGATAATTTAGTTCTTCCTTTTGGAGTAAATAAAGCAATAGGAAAGGTAAATGCTCCAACTGTTTTAAATTCTGTATTTAATTTTAGGCAGTTTTGGGATGGAAGAGCAAAAAATTTAGAAGAACAAGCTATTGGACCTATAGAAAATCCTATCGAGATGGGACATACTTTTCCTGATTTAATAAAAAAGTTAAATAAAACAGTTTATAAAGAAGAGTTTTTACGTATTTACGATGATGGCATTACAAAAAGAAATATAGTAAATGCTATTGCTGAATTTGAAAAAACTCTTATTACTCCTAATTCAAGATTTGATCAATTTTTAAAAGGTGATTTAAAAGCTATTACAAAATATGAAAAAGAAGGTTATGAACTTTTTAAAGATAAAGGTTGTATAACTTGTCATCATGGTGTTAATGTTGGAGGAAATCTTTATAATAAGTTTGGAATAATTTTTGATGCTAGAAGTAAAAACCTAGGAAGGTATAATCTAACTAAAAATGAAGAAGATAAATATTTTTTTAAAGTTCCGACATTAAGAAATATAGAATATACTGCGCCATATTTCCATGATGGCAGATATTATGAACTTTCTCAAACTGTAAAAGAAATGGCTTTAGTTCAATTGGGACGTCCTATGAAGAAAGATGAAATAGATAAAATAGTTGCCTTTTTAAAAACTTTAACTGGGGAGTTGATGATAATTGAATAG
- a CDS encoding flavodoxin, protein MKNIAIFYASSTGKTKFIANELSIHLEELKEYNIQVTGTEYMRDYSNIIFGISTWDGGSIQEDWKEIWDEFCEIDFSNKNVAIFGLGDQKKYPDKFVAAMKPLYDQLKSAGANVIGFTSTEDYNFKYSDAIEDGQFVGLVLDLENQSELTTSRIEDWVKSLKKDFI, encoded by the coding sequence ATGAAAAATATAGCAATCTTTTATGCAAGCAGTACAGGAAAAACAAAATTTATTGCTAATGAATTATCAATACACCTAGAAGAATTAAAAGAATACAATATACAAGTAACTGGTACAGAATATATGAGAGATTATTCTAATATAATATTTGGTATTTCTACTTGGGATGGTGGTTCAATTCAAGAAGACTGGAAAGAAATTTGGGATGAGTTTTGTGAAATTGATTTTAGTAATAAAAATGTTGCTATTTTTGGACTAGGAGATCAAAAAAAATATCCAGATAAATTTGTTGCAGCAATGAAACCATTATATGATCAACTTAAAAGTGCAGGAGCAAATGTTATAGGATTTACTTCAACAGAAGATTATAACTTTAAATATTCAGATGCTATTGAGGATGGTCAATTTGTAGGATTAGTTCTTGACCTTGAAAATCAAAGTGAATTAACAACATCAAGAATAGAAGATTGGGTAAAAAGCTTAAAAAAAGACTTTATCTAG
- a CDS encoding Fur family transcriptional regulator: MVNSENVIDELKKIVKQKGLKYTEQREIVLNILLHADGHLTAEEVYNLIKTKKPDSNIGIATVYRALGFLEEVNLITSITFGADGKKYESNTKEHHDHLICTLCGRIVEFMDDEIEKRQDRIAKKNKFKITSHSMQLYGICESCKN; the protein is encoded by the coding sequence ATGGTTAACAGTGAAAATGTAATAGATGAATTAAAAAAAATAGTTAAACAAAAAGGTTTAAAATATACAGAACAGAGAGAAATTGTTTTAAATATCTTATTACATGCTGATGGTCATCTAACTGCGGAAGAGGTTTATAATCTAATCAAAACAAAAAAACCTGATTCTAATATTGGTATAGCAACAGTTTACAGAGCATTAGGATTTTTAGAAGAGGTTAATTTAATCACTTCTATTACGTTTGGTGCTGATGGTAAAAAATATGAAAGTAATACAAAAGAACATCATGATCATTTGATTTGTACACTTTGTGGTAGAATTGTAGAATTTATGGATGATGAAATTGAAAAGAGACAAGATAGAATTGCAAAGAAAAACAAGTTTAAAATAACTAGTCATTCAATGCAATTATATGGAATTTGTGAAAGCTGTAAGAACTAG
- a CDS encoding FeoA family protein, with the protein MFLSELQKGECGKIIKINSDSVLKARFSSFGITRGSIAYIIEQTISKNTIEIRIQNTKIALRISEAKTIEVEKSECKI; encoded by the coding sequence ATGTTTTTAAGTGAATTACAAAAAGGCGAATGTGGAAAGATTATAAAAATCAATTCAGATTCAGTATTAAAAGCAAGATTTAGTTCTTTTGGAATAACAAGAGGTTCAATTGCTTATATAATAGAACAAACTATATCAAAAAATACAATTGAAATAAGAATACAAAATACAAAAATTGCTTTAAGAATTTCAGAAGCAAAAACAATAGAAGTAGAAAAATCAGAATGCAAAATATAA
- the feoB gene encoding ferrous iron transport protein B translates to MQNISEKKLIKIALVGQPNVGKSMLVNSISNSRLKVGNFSGVTVEKTQIEFEYKDYLFKITDLPGSYALNEYTIEEKVTKDYLEDAKYDIILNVLDSTNLERNLYLTSELLALDKKMVLALNMTDEATNEGISIDEKQLSKIIGKPCIKTSAKNKTGIKELIETLITKFESPKFESKLIFSDVIEEEIVNITKLLTDKRYKSDVDYREIAIKLLKEDKKTFLKFHDEPIWIELQPLLSEAFDHIYLHFGTKNLEDIFEDEKFSFAKGAVTETVKNKNITEEKTLTDKIDSLLIHKFFGLPIFLFLMWGLFQITFELGNIPMDIIDAFFATLIDSTKEILGDNEISSVIADGAIAGVGAVVLFLPNIVILFLGIALLETTGYMSRVAFLLDGFFHKFGLHGKSFIPLVTGFGCSVPAYMAARTLKNDRDRLLTLFIIGFMSCGARLPIYVLFTGAFFSGDNAGNILFLIYVGGALLGLVAAKVLKMTVFKSEDEPFVMEMPKYRLPSTKLIWHTVSNQAWMYLKKAGTYILAASILIWFASNYPKHLEYEEQIDRKIEFATSEEEKFELRSQLTLYNLENSYLGKVGKFSEPLFAPLGFDWKMTVALETGLAAKEIVVSTLGILYGLGDELDENSEGLIEKIRNNIPFASAIAFIVFVMIYLPCLAASMVFAREAGGWKYLAYLFVFTTTTAWVLSFIAYNVTLFLIT, encoded by the coding sequence ATGCAAAATATAAGTGAAAAAAAATTAATTAAAATTGCATTGGTAGGACAACCAAATGTTGGAAAATCAATGCTTGTTAACTCTATTTCTAACTCAAGATTAAAAGTTGGAAATTTTTCTGGGGTTACAGTAGAAAAAACACAAATAGAATTTGAATATAAAGATTATTTATTTAAAATCACAGACCTACCTGGTTCTTATGCATTAAATGAATATACAATTGAAGAAAAAGTGACAAAAGATTATCTTGAAGATGCAAAATATGACATTATATTAAACGTTTTAGATTCAACAAATCTAGAAAGAAACTTATATCTTACAAGCGAACTTCTAGCACTTGACAAAAAAATGGTTTTAGCTTTAAATATGACAGACGAAGCTACAAATGAAGGAATATCAATAGATGAAAAACAACTTTCTAAGATTATTGGTAAACCTTGTATAAAAACATCTGCAAAGAATAAAACAGGTATTAAAGAATTAATAGAAACACTTATTACAAAATTTGAATCTCCTAAATTCGAATCAAAATTAATATTTTCAGATGTAATTGAAGAAGAAATTGTAAATATCACAAAATTATTAACAGACAAAAGATATAAAAGTGATGTTGATTACAGAGAAATTGCAATAAAACTTTTAAAAGAAGATAAAAAAACATTTCTAAAATTTCATGATGAACCAATATGGATAGAGTTACAACCTTTATTAAGTGAAGCTTTCGACCATATATATTTACATTTTGGAACAAAAAACTTAGAAGATATTTTTGAAGATGAAAAATTTTCTTTTGCAAAAGGAGCAGTAACAGAAACTGTAAAAAATAAAAATATTACAGAAGAAAAAACACTTACAGATAAAATTGATTCATTATTAATTCATAAATTTTTTGGCCTACCAATTTTTCTCTTTCTTATGTGGGGTCTATTTCAAATAACATTTGAATTAGGTAATATCCCTATGGATATAATCGATGCCTTTTTTGCCACTTTAATTGATAGTACAAAGGAAATCTTAGGTGATAATGAAATATCATCTGTTATTGCCGATGGAGCTATTGCTGGAGTTGGAGCAGTAGTATTATTTTTACCAAATATTGTAATACTCTTTTTAGGAATTGCCCTGCTTGAAACAACAGGTTATATGAGTAGAGTAGCTTTTCTTTTAGATGGGTTCTTTCATAAGTTTGGATTGCACGGAAAATCATTTATTCCATTAGTTACAGGATTTGGTTGTTCAGTTCCTGCGTACATGGCAGCAAGAACACTTAAAAATGATAGAGATAGATTATTAACTCTATTTATTATTGGATTTATGTCTTGTGGGGCTAGGCTTCCAATTTATGTGCTATTTACAGGTGCCTTTTTTAGCGGAGACAATGCTGGTAATATCTTATTCTTAATCTACGTAGGAGGAGCCTTACTAGGGCTTGTTGCTGCAAAAGTTCTTAAAATGACTGTATTTAAAAGTGAAGATGAACCATTTGTAATGGAGATGCCAAAATATAGATTACCCTCTACAAAACTTATCTGGCATACAGTTTCAAATCAAGCATGGATGTATCTAAAAAAAGCTGGAACATATATCTTAGCTGCATCTATTTTAATTTGGTTTGCATCAAACTATCCAAAACATTTAGAATATGAAGAACAAATAGATAGAAAAATAGAGTTTGCAACTTCAGAAGAGGAAAAATTTGAATTAAGAAGTCAATTAACTCTTTATAATTTAGAGAACTCTTATCTTGGTAAAGTTGGTAAATTTTCTGAACCTTTATTTGCTCCTTTAGGTTTTGACTGGAAAATGACTGTAGCCCTTGAAACAGGTCTAGCTGCAAAAGAAATAGTTGTATCCACATTAGGAATTCTTTATGGCTTAGGCGATGAACTTGATGAAAACAGTGAAGGATTAATTGAAAAAATTAGAAATAATATTCCATTTGCCTCAGCAATAGCATTTATTGTATTTGTTATGATTTACTTACCATGTCTTGCTGCATCAATGGTATTTGCTAGAGAAGCTGGAGGGTGGAAATATTTAGCATATTTATTTGTATTTACAACAACAACTGCTTGGGTATTATCATTCATTGCATATAATGTAACTCTATTTTTAATTACATAA
- a CDS encoding arginyltransferase produces MHILERDVEFVEENRDCSYFSYETSDIRYRYLNKCEKEDYQNMLEHGWRRFGKMHFVPECKSCTKCVSMRIDVKNYKFSRSEKRVFKKNLDTKLYIQAPTLTLDHLRLYDKYHSFMNKKKDWPYTPIEPVEYDRSYVQGKDDFTKEFLYVRDNKLIGVALVDILENSISSIYCFYDHDYEDLSIGKFSILAQIKIAKELNIPYIYLGYWIKEHFSMGYKEAYSPFEILKNRATLNEKTIWEKYTK; encoded by the coding sequence ATGCATATTTTAGAAAGAGATGTTGAGTTTGTAGAAGAGAATAGAGATTGTTCTTATTTTAGTTATGAAACATCTGATATTAGATATCGATATCTTAATAAATGTGAAAAAGAAGATTACCAGAATATGCTTGAACACGGTTGGCGACGTTTTGGTAAGATGCATTTTGTACCTGAATGTAAGTCCTGTACAAAATGTGTTTCTATGAGAATCGATGTTAAAAATTATAAATTTTCGCGTTCTGAGAAAAGAGTATTTAAAAAAAATTTAGATACAAAACTTTATATACAAGCACCAACATTGACTTTAGATCATTTAAGATTATATGACAAATATCATTCTTTTATGAATAAGAAAAAAGATTGGCCTTACACTCCTATAGAGCCAGTTGAATATGATAGATCTTATGTTCAAGGTAAGGATGATTTTACAAAAGAATTTTTATATGTAAGAGATAATAAATTAATTGGGGTTGCCTTAGTAGATATTTTAGAAAATTCAATTTCTTCAATATACTGTTTTTATGACCATGATTATGAAGATTTATCTATAGGGAAATTTTCGATTTTAGCGCAAATTAAAATAGCAAAAGAGCTTAATATTCCTTATATTTATTTGGGATATTGGATTAAGGAACATTTTTCAATGGGATATAAAGAAGCGTATAGTCCTTTTGAAATTTTAAAAAATAGGGCAACATTAAATGAAAAAACAATTTGGGAGAAATATACCAAATAG
- the trpA gene encoding tryptophan synthase subunit alpha, producing the protein MKKLVGYITSSIPENSFTVDLALSMKEAGVDTLELGVPFSDPVADGPVIEKANQIALNNGFKLKDLFDVSSQIAPQMDMLWMGYMNPFYNYGIENFLQKADEYGVNGMIIPDVPNEEANLLEPLFQKYNKAQISFVAPTHTENRIKQVVSNAQKFIYMVAYAGITGSGKSEDLTTIIDTVKKYSDTPLYIGFGVDEKTCKEKSKGVDGVIVGSAFVKHLIDESLSNNEKIKNITTVAKEIKEKINE; encoded by the coding sequence TTGAAAAAGTTAGTTGGTTATATCACATCATCAATTCCAGAAAATAGTTTTACAGTAGATTTAGCATTGAGTATGAAAGAGGCTGGTGTTGATACTTTGGAATTAGGTGTTCCTTTTTCTGACCCTGTAGCAGATGGGCCAGTTATTGAAAAAGCAAATCAAATTGCCTTGAATAATGGTTTTAAATTAAAAGATTTATTTGATGTTAGTTCACAAATAGCACCACAAATGGATATGTTGTGGATGGGGTATATGAATCCATTTTATAATTATGGTATTGAAAACTTTTTACAAAAAGCTGATGAATATGGTGTAAATGGAATGATTATTCCAGATGTACCAAATGAAGAGGCTAATTTACTTGAACCTTTATTTCAAAAGTATAATAAAGCTCAAATATCTTTTGTTGCACCAACTCATACAGAAAATAGAATTAAACAGGTTGTTTCAAATGCTCAAAAGTTTATCTATATGGTAGCTTATGCTGGAATCACAGGAAGTGGTAAAAGTGAAGATTTAACTACTATTATTGATACTGTAAAAAAATATTCTGATACACCACTTTATATTGGTTTTGGAGTAGATGAAAAAACATGTAAAGAGAAATCTAAAGGTGTGGATGGTGTTATTGTTGGTAGTGCTTTTGTAAAACATTTAATTGATGAGTCTTTATCAAATAATGAGAAAATAAAAAATATAACTACAGTTGCAAAAGAAATAAAAGAAAAAATAAACGAATAA
- the panB gene encoding 3-methyl-2-oxobutanoate hydroxymethyltransferase, with translation MSIIKNDFEKMNVTKIKNFKNNKKLTMITAYDALFAKLFEEIADMILVGDSLNMSFAGKPDTLSATLEQMIYHTNAVCTGAPKAFTILDMPFGTYINKDEALTNAIKVYQKTNAAAIKIEGGEDRAHIVEHLTSNSIAVMGHIGLMPQYVRSEGGYKVRGKTIEDTEQLVRDAIAIEKAGAFAIVVEGVMSEAAKKITEAISIPTIGIGAGKVTDGQVLVWSDMLGFFEDFKPKFVRHYMKGAQEVKEAINQYRNDVQEASFPAKEEEY, from the coding sequence ATGAGTATTATTAAAAACGATTTTGAAAAAATGAATGTAACAAAAATCAAAAACTTTAAAAACAATAAAAAATTAACTATGATTACAGCATATGATGCACTATTTGCAAAACTATTTGAAGAAATAGCTGATATGATTTTAGTTGGAGATAGTTTAAATATGAGTTTTGCAGGGAAACCTGATACTCTATCTGCTACATTAGAACAAATGATTTATCATACAAATGCGGTATGTACAGGTGCTCCAAAAGCATTTACAATTTTAGATATGCCTTTTGGAACATATATTAATAAAGATGAAGCACTTACAAATGCAATTAAAGTATATCAAAAGACAAATGCAGCTGCAATAAAAATTGAAGGAGGAGAAGATAGAGCTCATATTGTAGAGCATCTAACTTCTAATTCAATTGCAGTAATGGGACATATTGGTCTTATGCCTCAATACGTAAGAAGTGAAGGTGGATATAAAGTAAGAGGAAAAACTATTGAAGATACAGAGCAACTTGTACGCGATGCAATAGCAATTGAAAAAGCAGGTGCTTTCGCAATTGTAGTTGAAGGAGTGATGAGTGAAGCTGCTAAAAAAATCACTGAAGCTATATCTATTCCTACTATTGGGATAGGGGCAGGAAAAGTTACAGATGGTCAAGTTTTAGTATGGTCTGATATGTTAGGTTTCTTTGAAGATTTTAAACCTAAGTTTGTTAGACACTATATGAAAGGTGCCCAAGAAGTAAAAGAAGCTATAAATCAATATAGAAATGATGTACAAGAAGCATCTTTCCCTGCAAAAGAGGAAGAATACTAG
- the ruvB gene encoding Holliday junction branch migration DNA helicase RuvB produces the protein MERVVEVEQISFEEDNAEVSLRPSSWDDYIGQEKIKRNLKVFIEASKKRNEALDHILFYGPPGLGKTTISYLISSEMNTNIKITAGPMIEKSGDLAAILTNLEEGDILFIDEIHRLSPAVEEILYPAMEDYRLDIIIGSGPAAQTVKIDLPRFTLIGATTRAGMLSNPLRERFGMHFRMQFYNHEELAKIIQIASQKLNKYCEDDAAQEISRRSRGTPRVALRLLRRVRDFAEVENEDTIQINRCKFALDELGVNESGFDEMDINLLELLVSNKGKPMGLSTMAAALSEDEGTIEDAIEPYLLANGFIERTARGRVASVKTYEMFRLSYPGNEKLDSEGTLF, from the coding sequence GTGGAAAGAGTTGTTGAAGTAGAACAAATTTCATTTGAAGAGGATAATGCAGAAGTTAGTTTAAGACCATCCTCTTGGGATGATTATATTGGTCAAGAGAAAATAAAAAGAAATTTAAAAGTTTTTATTGAAGCATCAAAAAAAAGAAATGAAGCCTTAGACCATATACTTTTCTATGGACCTCCTGGTCTTGGAAAAACAACTATTTCGTATCTTATCTCATCGGAAATGAATACAAATATTAAAATTACAGCTGGTCCAATGATTGAAAAATCAGGAGACCTAGCAGCTATTTTAACAAATCTTGAAGAAGGAGATATTCTTTTTATAGATGAGATTCATAGATTAAGCCCTGCAGTTGAAGAGATACTTTATCCAGCAATGGAAGATTATAGATTAGATATCATTATTGGTTCTGGACCTGCTGCACAAACAGTTAAAATAGACCTTCCAAGATTTACTCTAATTGGAGCGACAACAAGGGCTGGTATGCTTTCTAACCCTTTAAGAGAAAGATTTGGAATGCATTTTAGAATGCAATTTTATAACCATGAAGAATTAGCTAAAATTATTCAAATAGCATCACAAAAATTAAATAAATATTGTGAAGATGATGCTGCACAAGAAATTTCTAGAAGAAGCAGAGGAACTCCAAGAGTTGCATTAAGACTTCTAAGACGAGTTAGAGATTTTGCAGAAGTAGAAAATGAAGATACTATACAAATAAATAGATGTAAATTTGCACTTGATGAATTAGGAGTAAATGAAAGTGGTTTTGATGAAATGGATATCAATCTACTTGAACTTTTAGTTTCAAATAAAGGTAAACCAATGGGGCTTTCAACTATGGCAGCAGCGCTTAGTGAAGATGAAGGGACAATTGAAGACGCAATAGAACCATATCTTCTTGCGAATGGATTTATAGAAAGAACGGCAAGAGGAAGAGTAGCTTCAGTTAAAACTTATGAAATGTTTAGACTATCATATCCAGGAAATGAAAAACTAGATTCTGAAGGAACTCTATTTTGA
- a CDS encoding AI-2E family transporter — MKPQYFLVALAIVTIFFMFQLFSPFLKPMIVALLLAVATNSLNTYLKRHIPNNFISSSLMTVLLTAIFFIPVLYCIFSFATLINKIDQQALISIYEVAKEWVENMPDDFIFVKEQLNSVLQKIDIPEFIQKLLSIGALLGKNSAKFIIDMVMILVFYFFFNFYSTSLSHYFKDALPLKKEDSNALFYESSNVMSVVLYSILATAVLEGFLFGVFVSFFGYDGILLGVLYGFASLVPVIGGLLMWLPVAIYEMFTGSTGNALAIAIYSIVVISIIADTFIKPVIIKYINQKVVKTPTDVNELLIFFAIVAGLSTFGFWGMIIGPAMVTFFISLVQLLKKFSNDFYSIEQTVENSK, encoded by the coding sequence TTGAAACCACAATACTTTTTAGTAGCCTTAGCAATTGTTACAATATTTTTTATGTTTCAATTATTTAGCCCTTTTTTAAAACCAATGATTGTAGCTCTTCTTTTAGCCGTTGCGACAAACTCATTAAATACATATCTAAAAAGACATATACCAAATAATTTTATAAGTTCAAGTTTAATGACGGTACTATTAACAGCAATATTTTTTATTCCTGTTTTATATTGTATTTTTTCATTTGCAACTTTAATTAATAAAATTGACCAACAAGCACTTATTAGTATCTATGAAGTAGCTAAAGAGTGGGTAGAAAATATGCCAGATGACTTTATTTTTGTAAAAGAGCAATTAAATTCAGTTTTACAAAAAATTGATATTCCAGAGTTTATTCAAAAACTTCTATCTATTGGAGCATTACTAGGAAAAAATTCTGCAAAGTTTATTATAGATATGGTAATGATTTTAGTTTTCTATTTCTTTTTTAATTTTTATTCAACAAGTCTTTCTCACTATTTCAAAGATGCTCTTCCACTTAAAAAAGAAGATTCAAATGCCTTATTCTATGAGTCATCAAATGTTATGAGTGTTGTTCTATATTCTATTTTAGCAACAGCTGTATTAGAAGGATTTTTATTTGGAGTATTTGTTAGTTTCTTTGGTTATGATGGGATCTTACTTGGTGTATTATATGGATTTGCTTCATTAGTTCCTGTAATTGGAGGACTTCTTATGTGGCTTCCTGTTGCAATATATGAAATGTTTACAGGAAGTACAGGAAATGCCCTTGCTATTGCTATTTATTCAATTGTAGTGATATCTATTATTGCAGATACCTTTATAAAACCAGTCATCATAAAATATATTAATCAAAAAGTTGTAAAAACACCTACAGATGTAAATGAACTTCTTATATTCTTTGCAATAGTAGCAGGTCTTTCAACCTTTGGTTTTTGGGGAATGATTATAGGACCAGCAATGGTTACATTTTTCATTTCTTTAGTACAATTACTTAAAAAATTTAGCAATGATTTTTATAGTATAGAACAAACTGTAGAGAATAGTAAATAG
- a CDS encoding ATP-binding protein, with protein sequence MSPKIKNNIPILTTLSIFIIDLILILTTHLNWNNAMNKYLPLKSQIQTFKSDISTGHLWFEEAIAGDKYIDLENDVMLKFKHKEFFVYIDNSKNVLKSDEDLFFYTNLKKIKEKANNFYELANKRWNNVLENGIGSDSDQIFDKEFNSMILLVDELNRHIDKRISQELQDREQYFKFILILFFLLNSIVFVVLYFTKLNKMKYEAELYEEKKRAEITLYSIGDAVITTDEKGYILFLNPIAQKLTEYSLEEAKGKYLDEVFDIFNEQTKEKVDTPVKRVLEEGIIVGLANHTALKSKNDNVYSIEDSAAPIKDEKGNILGTILVFHDVTEQTKLRKKLNYNEKMMMQQSKLASMGEMLENIAHQWRQPLSTITTAASGIKVEKEFNLLTDESFEKNIDEVLRSSSFLSKTIDDFRDFFKPNNEKILFNINTLLTNALNIISSKFKYYDVQIIKNCEDIQIRGFSTELLQVFITILNNSNDALSDVKKEEKMIFIDAFKSDKKVIIIIKDSAGGMKDSLLHRIFEPYFTTKHKSQGKGIGLYMVEEIITKHMNGRINVCNKDFEYNNTKLRGLEFTIELYID encoded by the coding sequence ATGTCTCCAAAAATTAAAAATAATATTCCAATTTTGACTACATTGTCAATATTTATTATTGATTTAATATTAATATTGACAACGCATTTAAATTGGAATAATGCAATGAATAAATATCTTCCTCTAAAATCACAAATACAAACTTTTAAAAGTGATATTTCTACAGGTCATTTGTGGTTTGAAGAGGCTATTGCTGGCGATAAATATATAGATTTAGAAAATGATGTCATGTTAAAATTTAAACATAAAGAGTTCTTTGTATATATTGATAATTCAAAAAATGTATTGAAATCAGATGAAGATTTATTTTTTTATACAAATCTAAAAAAAATAAAAGAAAAAGCTAACAATTTTTATGAACTTGCAAATAAACGTTGGAATAATGTCCTTGAGAATGGAATAGGAAGTGATTCTGATCAAATATTTGACAAAGAATTTAATTCTATGATTTTATTGGTTGATGAATTAAATAGACATATAGATAAAAGAATTTCACAAGAATTACAAGATAGAGAACAATACTTTAAATTTATATTAATTCTTTTTTTCCTTTTAAATAGTATTGTTTTTGTAGTGTTATATTTTACAAAACTTAACAAAATGAAATATGAAGCTGAATTATATGAAGAGAAGAAAAGAGCTGAAATTACACTTTATTCTATTGGTGATGCAGTAATAACAACTGATGAAAAAGGTTATATTCTATTTTTAAATCCTATCGCACAAAAATTAACAGAGTACTCATTAGAAGAAGCCAAAGGAAAATATTTAGATGAAGTTTTTGATATCTTCAATGAACAAACAAAAGAAAAAGTAGATACTCCTGTAAAAAGAGTTTTAGAAGAAGGTATAATAGTAGGTTTAGCCAATCATACTGCCTTAAAAAGTAAAAATGATAATGTTTATTCCATAGAAGATTCGGCTGCTCCTATAAAAGATGAAAAAGGTAATATATTAGGTACTATATTAGTTTTTCATGATGTTACTGAACAAACTAAATTAAGAAAAAAATTGAACTATAATGAAAAAATGATGATGCAACAATCAAAACTTGCATCAATGGGAGAAATGTTAGAAAATATTGCTCATCAATGGAGACAACCATTATCAACTATTACTACTGCTGCTAGTGGTATAAAAGTGGAAAAAGAGTTTAATTTATTAACTGATGAGAGTTTTGAAAAAAATATTGATGAAGTTTTACGTTCATCAAGTTTTTTATCTAAAACTATTGATGATTTTAGAGATTTTTTCAAACCTAATAATGAAAAGATTTTATTTAATATTAATACTCTTTTAACAAATGCCTTGAATATCATATCTTCAAAATTTAAGTATTATGATGTTCAAATTATAAAAAATTGTGAAGATATACAAATCAGAGGGTTTTCTACTGAACTCTTACAAGTTTTTATAACAATTTTAAATAACTCAAATGATGCTTTATCTGATGTTAAAAAAGAAGAAAAAATGATTTTTATTGATGCTTTTAAGTCTGATAAGAAAGTTATCATAATAATAAAAGATAGTGCAGGAGGAATGAAAGATAGTTTACTACATCGTATTTTTGAACCTTATTTTACAACAAAACATAAATCTCAAGGGAAAGGCATTGGCTTATATATGGTTGAAGAGATTATTACAAAACATATGAATGGAAGAATCAATGTTTGTAATAAAGATTTTGAATACAATAATACTAAATTAAGAGGGCTAGAATTTACTATAGAGCTGTATATAGATTAA